A single region of the Triticum dicoccoides isolate Atlit2015 ecotype Zavitan chromosome 2B, WEW_v2.0, whole genome shotgun sequence genome encodes:
- the LOC119368109 gene encoding xyloglucan galactosyltransferase XLT2-like yields MPESPTKPPSPPGSPVNTATPSAASALLRIAVLAVAFLAVQLMLFKNLHRFPTTRFLPPPGRCNSTWANGEVEPGVCEAGIIYVYDLPLEFNHDLVTHCERLCPWYSFCPYLTDGGLGRPGATVPAFSAIVPNASMPSWYNTDQFPLEVTIHRRLLSHRCRTIDPSLADAFYVPFYAGLDVGSHLWGLNATVADRDRAGTRLLEWLTNQTSFKKSGGCDHFITLGRITWDFRRYYDDGWGTNFVIRPGMANVTRLVIEADRLDPLDVGVPYPTGFHPRTAADVRAWQRHVLSLNRTNLFGFAGAQRSGFKDDFRDVLLEECEDAGRAHCRSVDCSGTKCNDNATTVMNLFLDSRFCLQPRGDSYTRRSLFDCMVAGAVPVLFWRRTAYDQYPWFLPVGERGKEREWSVFMDRQALRVGNVSVLDVLQGFNEQRVRRMRERVVEMIPRLVYGSSSDGLGDGMEDALDVALSGVVKRFRRRRRSIAREKDGPPAPLAARRVNGTSTTPPASNGNNRPVIRRGRRRYVSRDRSRRAFWPHIRTVIPPAPASGRQSLQTS; encoded by the exons ATGCCGGAGTCCCCGACCAAGCCCCCCTCGCCGCCGGGATCCCCGGTCAATACAGCCACGCCATCCGCGGCCTCGGCGCTGCTGCGAATCGCCGTGCTGGCCGTCGCTTTCCTAGCGGTCCAGCTCATGCTCTTCAAGAACCTCCACAGATTCCCGACCACGCGCTTCCTCCCGCCCCCGGGACGTTGCAACAGCACCTGGGCTAACGGCGAGGTTGAGCCCGGCGTGTGCGAGGCCGGGATCATCTACGTCTACGACCTCCCGCTGGAGTTCAACCATGACCTGGTCACGCACTGCGAGCGCCTCTGTCCGTGGTACTCGTTCTGCCCGTATCTGACCGACGGCGGCTTGGGCCGTCCGGGCGCCACGGTGCCGGCCTTCTCCGCCATCGTGCCCAACGCGTCGATGCCCAGCTGGTACAACACCGACCAGTTCCCTCTGGAGGTCACCATCCACCGCCGCCTCCTGTCCCACCGGTGCCGCACCATCGACCCGTCGCTCGCGGACGCGTTCTATGTGCCGTTCTACGCCGGCCTCGACGTCGGCAGCCACCTGTGGGGCCTCAACGCCACCGTTGCCGACCGTGACCGCGCCGGCACACGGCTCCTCGAGTGGCTCACGAACCAGACGTCCTTCAAGAAATCCGGCGGGTGTGATCACTTCATCACGCTCGGGCGCATCACGTGGGACTTCCGTCGGTACTACGACGACGGTTGGGGCACCAACTTCGTGATCAGGCCCGGGATGGCCAACGTCACCCGCCTCGTCATCGAGGCCGACCGGCTTGACCCCCTGGACGTCGGCGTCCCGTACCCGACTGGCTTCCACCCGCGCACCGCTGCCGACGTGCGCGCGTGGCAGCGGCACGTGCTGTCCCTCAACCGCACCAACCTCTTCGGGTTCGCCGGCGCCCAGAGGTCGGGGTTTAAGGACGACTTCAGAGATGTGCTGTTGGAGGAGTGCGAGGACGCTGGGAGAGCGCACTGCCGCTCCGTGGACTGCAGCGGCACGAAGTGCAACGACAATGCCACGACGGTGATGAACCTGTTCCTCGATTCCAGGTTCTGCCTGCAGCCGCGCGGGGATAGCTACACGCGGCGGTCCCTGTTCGACTGCATGGTGGCCGGGGCCGTGCCGGTGCTGTTCTGGCGGAGGACGGCGTACGACCAGTACCCGTGGTTCCTGCCGGTTGGCGagcgggggaaggagagggagtggtCGGTGTTCATGGACCGGCAGGCGCTGCGTGTGGGCAACGTGAGCGTGCTGGATGTTCTGCAGGGGTTCAACGAGCAGCGGGTCCGGCGGATGCGGGAGCGAGTTGTGGAGATGATCCCCAGGCTGGTGTACGGCTCGTCGTCCGACGGGCTCGGCGACGGCATGGAAGACGCGCTGGATGTGGCGCTGAGTGGCGTTGTCAAGCGGTTCCGCCGGCGCCGGCGGAGCATTGCGCGTGAAAAAG ACGGCCCTCCTGCTCCTCTGGCCGCTCGACGCGTCAACGGCACATCGACGACGCCTCCTGCTTCCAACGGCAACAATAGGCCGGTGATCCGGCGGGGGCGCCGCCGATACGTCTCACGGGATAGATCGAGGAGGGCGTTTTGGCCACACATAAGAACCGTCATCCCCCCAGCACCGGCATCAGGACGCCAAAGCTTGCAAACATCATGA